In Solanum pennellii chromosome 3, SPENNV200, a single window of DNA contains:
- the LOC107014509 gene encoding probable histone-arginine methyltransferase 1.3: MEENQKQQQFLVSSVSELTSSSSSLFSKTEPVFARFSLDSGLPELRFGQGAELSDAVVFNVKISQLFKLGPVESLCISEANKEKSHSRGISIQFRNEEESRAFHCAFEQWKKEVVVQECSLNNGAVSTSKSKFDDKIEASSAKMYFHYYGQLLHQQNMLQDFVRTGILNFDIMEFPHRGS; this comes from the exons ATGGAGGAGAATCAGAAGCAGCAGCAATTTTTGGTTTCATCTGTATCGGAGCTTACAAGTTCTTCATCTTCGTTGTTTTCCAAAACCGAACCGGTTTTTGCTCGGTTTAGCTTAGATTCCGGTTTGCCGGAGCTCCGATTTGGTCAGGGTGCAGAGCTGAGTGATGCCGTGGTGTTCAATGTTAAGATTTCTCAG TTATTCAAGCTAGGTCCTGTTGAATCCTTATGCATATCTGAAGCCAATAAAGAG AAATCACATTCAAGGGGAATCTCCATTCAATTTAGAAACGAGGAGGAAAGTAGGGCCTTCCATTGTGCATTTGAGCAATGGAAGAAGGAAGTGGTTGTTCAAG AATGTTCTTTGAACAATGGAGCAGTATCAACTTCAAAAAGCAAatttgatgacaaaattgaggcATCTTCTGCCAAAATGTACTTTCACTACTATGGACAGCTATTGCATCAGCAGAATATGTTGCAGGATTTCGTAAGGACAGGTATTCTGAACTTCGATATCATGGAATTTCCTCATAGAGGTTCATAG
- the LOC107014362 gene encoding WEB family protein At3g02930, chloroplastic-like: MATKSKSTLGDTPNKSTPATPRDRVSKLSRGLSKSDADSTSPLQNSRLPVEKSPRSVTSKPSVERRSPKISTPPDKKPMRILKPSELQAELNVVHEDLKKAKEKLALAEKEKEKALEEVKESQRMAEEANEKLREATVAQKRAEENSEIEKFRAVEMEQAGIEASQKKEEEWKKELEDVKNQHALDVAALLTATEELQRIKQELSMTSDAKNQALSHADDATKIAEIQAEKVEILSAELVRLKSLLESRNQSDSSEKNKLVEDLNHEIAALREVDNEKNKLMENLKLEIEALRTEDCEKNKLLENLKLETEALRKEDDEKNKLLENLEHEKEALRKGDVEMNMMLENLKLANEVLRKDDGEKNKLLENLKLQIEALRKEDSQKNKLLEDLKLEVEALTEELEEAKSYEEKLVEKEALLEQLNVDLEASRMAESYAHNLVEECQKKVEELEAQSKEARHLERSASESLESIMKQLEGSNDSLHDAEAEIVSLKEKVGLLEMSATRQKGDLEESERRAQVAREEASEMSKKVESLIAELETVKEEKTQAIEQEKLAAESVQSLLEEKNKLINELDSSREEEEKSKKAMESLASALHEVSSEAREAKERFLSSQAEQEHYETQIEDLKLVLKATNEKYESLLDEAKEKIDDLTTSVEQSKNDNQILKAEWEDKELHLMSCVKKTEEENSSMEKEINRLVNLLKEAEQEAAFKEEAVQLKNSLQEAESEVTYLKEILGEAKGESMKLKESLMDKENEVQNILQENEELRSREAESLKKVEELSKSLKEALAKNESEENGELSESEKDYDMLPKVVEFSEQNGGGRVEEKPKIEVTPHQSEPIPEEKSEVVNITLHDKAVETLSEDEKPNGELTGNNNKQKDDDDSADGEFKMWESCKIGDKDFSPERETVQEEESDSKTEAGESYDQVNGLPSAENPENGGTSPTKPQSQKKKKPLLHKFGSLLKKKGTSSQK, translated from the exons ATGGCTACCAAATCAAA ATCCACTCTGGGGGATACTCCTAATAAGTCAACACCAGCAACTCCTCGAGACCGGGTGAGCAAATTGAGCAGGGGACTGTCAAAGTCTGATGCTGATTCGACCTCGCCATTGCAGAATTCACGCCTTCCAGTTGAGAAATCTCCAAGATCTGTTACTTCCAAGCCTTCTGTGGAACGGCGGTCTCCTAAGATCAGTACTCCACCTGAT AAAAAGCCAATGCGGATCCTGAAGCCATCAGAGCTGCAAGCTGAATTGAATGTTGTTCATGAAGATCTTAAGAAGGCAAAGGAGAAATTAGCTTTAGctgagaaggagaaggagaaagcACTTGAAGAAGTGAAGGAATCTCAGAGAATGGCTGAAGAAGCCAATGAGAAGCTGAGAGAAGCTACGGTGGCCCAAAAGCGAGCTGAAGAGAACTCTGAAATTGAAAAGTTCCGTGCTGTTGAAATGGAACAAGCAGGCATTGAAGCATCTCAGAAGAAAGAAGAGGAATGGAAAAAGGAGCTCGAAGATGTGAAGAACCAACATGCTTTGGATGTTGCTGCTCTCCTAACCGCCACAGAGGAACTTCAACGGATAAAGCAAGAATTATCCATGACTTCTGATGCCAAAAATCAGGCACTTAGCCATGCTGATGATGCCACAAAGATTGCGGAAATTCAGGCAGAGAAGGTGGAAATTCTCTCCGCTGAGTTAGTGAGATTGAAATCTTTGCTTGAATCTAGGAATCAAAGTGATTCTAGCGAGAAGAATAAACTGGTGGAAGATCTGAACCATGAGATAGCAGCACTGAGAGAAGTAGATAATGAGAAGAATAAGTTGATGGAAAACCTGAAACTTGAGATAGAGGCACTGAGAACAGAGGACTGTGAGAAAAATAAGTTGTTGGAAAATCTGAAACTTGAGACGGAGGCTCTGAGAAAAGAAGATGATGAGAAAAATAAGTTGTTGGAAAATCTGGAACATGAGAAAGAGGCACTGAGAAAAGGAGATGTCGAGATGAATATGATGTTAGAAAATCTGAAACTTGCAAATGAGGTATTGAGAAAAGATGATGGTGAGAAGAATAAATTGTTGGAAAATCTGAAACTTCAGATTGAGGCATTGAGAAAAGAAGATAGTCAGAAGAATAAGTTGTTGGAAGACCTGAAACTTGAGGTAGAGGCACTGACAGAAGAACTCGAGGAGGCAAAAAGTTATGAAGAGAAATTGGTGGAGAAAGAAGCTCTCTTGGAGCAACTTAATGTCGATTTGGAGGCTTCTAGGATGGCTGAATCTTATGCACATAATCTAGTGGAGGAGTGTCAGAAGAAAGTTGAGGAATTGGAGGCACAGTCTAAGGAAGCCCGTCATTTGGAGAGGTCTGCTTCTGAATCACTGGAGTCAATCATGAAACAGCTTGAAGGAAGTAATGATTCATTACATGATGCAGAAGCTGAGATTGTTTCTCTCAAGGAGAAGGTGGGCCTACTGGAGATGTCAGCAACAAGACAGAAAGGGGATCTTGAGGAATCAGAACGTCGTGCTCAGGTTGCCAGGGAAGAAGCTTCTGAAATGTCAAAGAAGGTTGAGTCACTTATTGCTGAGCTTGAAACCGTGAAGGAGGAGAAAACTCAGGCTATTGAGCAAGAGAAACTAGCGGCAGAAAGTGTTCAATCCCTgttggaagaaaaaaataaacttataaatGAGTTGGACAGTTCCAGGGAAGAGGAAGAGAAAAGTAAGAAGGCAATGGAGAGTTTGGCATCAGCATTGCATGAAGTTTCTTCAGAAGCAAGAGAAGCTAAAGAGAGGTTTTTGTCTAGCCAAGCTGAACAGGAACATTATGAAACACAAATAGAAGATTTGAAGTTAGTACTGAAAGCAACCAATGAAAAGTATGAAAGCCTGCTTGATGAAGCAAAAGAGAAAATTGATGATCTCACTACTTCAGTCGAACAATCTAAGAATGATAACCAGATTTTGAAGGCTGAGTGGGAGGACAAGGAGCTTCATCTGATGAGTTGTGTAAAAAAAACTGAAGAAGAGAATTCTTCAATGGAAAAGGAAATAAACCGATTGGTAAATCTGCTAAAAGAGGCTGAGCAAGAAGCTGCTTTCAAAGAAGAAGCAGTTCAGTTAAAGAATTCTCTACAGGAAGCTGAATCTGAGGTGACCTATCTAAAGGAGATTCTCGGTGAAGCAAAGGGTGAGAGCATGAAGTTGAAGGAGTCTTTAATGGACAAGGAAAATGAAGTGCAGAATATTCTTCAGGAGAATGAGGAGCTTCGAAGTAGAGAGGCCGAATCTTTAAAGAAAGTTGAAGAGTTGTCCAAGTCCCTCAAAGAAGCTTTGGCCAAAAATGAATCTGAAGAAAATGGAGAGCTTTCTGAAAGTGAAAAAGACTATGACATGCTTCCAAAGGTGGTGGAATTCTCTGAACAAAATGGAGGAGGAAGAGTGGAGGAGAAGCCTAAGATTGAAGTTACGCCTCATCAATCTGAGCCAATCCCAGAAGAAAAATCTGAAGTAGTGAACATCACCTTGCATGATAAAGCTGTTGAGACGCTCAGTGAAGATGAGAAGCCAAATGGAGAACTGACTggaaacaacaacaaacaaaagGACGACGATGATTCAGCAGATGGTGAGTTTAAAATGTGGGAGAGCTGCAAGATTGGCGACAAAGACTTCTCTCCTGAAAGAGAGACAGTACAAGAGGAGGAATCAGATTCAAAGACAGAGGCTGGAGAGAGCTACGACCAGGTAAACGGATTACCTTCAGCGGAAAATCCTGAGAATGGTGGCACATCTCCTACAAAGCCACAAAgtcagaagaagaagaaacctTTGCTTCATAAATTCGGAAGCCTACTGAAGAAGAAGGGCACCAGCAGCCAGAAGTAA